One stretch of Vulpes lagopus strain Blue_001 chromosome 12, ASM1834538v1, whole genome shotgun sequence DNA includes these proteins:
- the LOC121474108 gene encoding olfactory receptor 1L4 — METKNYSSESGFALLGISSSPQLQKPLFAIFLIMYLVTVMGNVLIILVIQSDSRLHTPMYFFLSNLSFTDICFTTVIVPNMLANLLSETKVISFVGCLIQMYFFMAFANTDSYLLASMAIDRLVAICNPFHYERVMNPRRCLLMLLGSCTISHLHSLLRVLLMSRLSFCASHVIKHFFCDTQPVLKLSCSDTSSNQIVVMTETLAVITTPFLCILISYLRIIITVLRIPSAAGKWKAFSTCGSHLTVVALFYGSVIYVYFRPLSMYSVVKDRVATIMYTVVTPMLNPFIYSLRNKDMKRGLVKLRDRIHS; from the coding sequence ATGGAAACAAAAAACTATAGCAGCGAATCAGGCTTTGCCCTCCTGGGCATCTCTTCCAGTCCTCAGCTACAGAAACCACTCTTTGCCATCTTCCTCATCATGTACCTGGTCACTGTCATGGGCAATGTACTCATCATCTTGGTTATCCAGTCTGACTCCCGACTCCATACTCCTATGTACTTTTTCCTCAGCAACTTGTCCTTCACAGATATCTGCTTCACAACAGTGATTGTGCCCAACATGCTGGCAAACCTACTATCAGAGACCAAGGTTATCTCCTTTGTGGGCTGCCTGATCCAGATGTATTTCTTCATGGCCTTTGCAAATACTGACAGTTACCTTCTAGCCTCTATGGCCATAGATAGGCTGGTAGCCATCTGCAACCCCTTCCACTATGAAAGGGTCATGAACCCACGGCGTTGTCTCCTCATGCTGCTGGGCTCTTGCACCATCTCCCACCTGCACTCCCTGCTCCGAGTGCTACTCATGTCCCGCCTGtccttctgtgcctctcatgTCATTAAGCACTTTTTTTGTGATACCCAACCTGTACTAAAGCTATCCTGCTCTGACACATCCTCCAACCAGATTGTGGTCATGACTGAGACCCTGGCCGTCATCACAACCCCCTTCCTGTGCATCCTCATCTCCTATCTGCGAATCATCATCACTGTGCTCAGAATTCCCTCTGCAGCTGGGAAGTGGAAGGCCTTCTCTACCTGTGGCTCCCACCTCACTGTAGTGGCTTTGTTCTATGGGAGTGTCATCTATGTCTACTTTAGGCCCCTGTCCATGTACTCAGTGGTGAAGGACCGGGTAGCCACAATTATGTACACAGTAGTGACACCCATGCTGAACCCCTTCATCTATAGCCTGAGGAACAAAGATATGAAGAGGGGTTTGGTTAAATTAAGGGACAGAATTCACTCATAG